The Sander vitreus isolate 19-12246 chromosome 5, sanVit1, whole genome shotgun sequence genome includes a region encoding these proteins:
- the kctd10 gene encoding BTB/POZ domain-containing adapter for CUL3-mediated RhoA degradation protein 3 has product MEEMSGESVVSSALPAATTRTTSFKGSSPSSKYVKLNVGGALYYTTMQTLTKQDTMLKAMFSGRMEVLTDSEGWILIDRCGKHFGTILNYLRDGAVPLPDSRRETEELLAEAKYYLVQGLADECTAALQNKESYEPLCKVPLMTSSKEEQKLIATSNKPTVKLLYNRSNNKYSYTSNSDDNMLKNIELFDKLSLRFNGRVLFIKDVIGDEICCWSFYGQGRKIAEVCCTSIVYATEKKQTKVEFPEARIYEETLNILLYESHDGRGPDNALLEATGGAAGRSHHLDEDEERDRIERVRRIHIKRPDDRTHHHQ; this is encoded by the exons ATG GAAGAGATGTCAGGAGAGAGTGTGGTGAGCTCGGCACTGCCGGCAGCTACAACCCGGACTACATCCTTCAAGGGTTCCAGCCCCAGCTCTAAATATGTGAAGTTAAATGTGGGCGGGGCACTGTACTACACTACAATGCAAACACTAACCAAACAGGACACAATGCTCAAAGCCATGTTCAGTGGCAGGATGGAGGTCCTCACAGACAGTGAAG GTTGGATCTTGATTGATCGCTGTGGGAAACATTTTGGAACAATCCTTAACTACCTTAGAGACGGAGCAGTGCCACTCCCAGACAGCCGACGAGAAACGGAGGAACTGCTCGCTGAGGCCAAGTATTACCTTGTCCAAGGCCTAGCTGATGAATGCACAGCTGCCTTGCAG AACAAAGAATCGTATGAACCCCTTTGTAAAGTGCCTCTGATGACATCATCTAAGGAAGAGCAGAAGCTTATTGCAACCTCGAATAAG CCTACTGTCAAACTGCTGTATAACCGAAGCAACAACAAGTATTCATACACCAG caATTCTGATGACAACATGCTGAAAAATATTGAACTGTTTGACAAGCTGTCATTGCGGTTCAACGGTCGGGTACTGTTTATCAAAGATGTGATTGGGGATGAGATCTGTTGTTGGTCATTTTATGGCCAGGGGCGCAAAATTGCCGAAGTGTGCTGCACCTCCATTGTTTATGCCACAGAAAAGAAGCAGACGAAG GTGGAGTTCCCTGAGGCACGAATCTATGAGGAGACCCTCAACATCCTCCTGTACGAGTCCCATGATGGGAGGGGTCCAGACAATGCCCTGCTGGAGGCCACGGGCGGCGCTGCAGGACGATCTCATCATCTGGATGAGGACGAGGAGAGAGATCGAATTGAGCGAGTTCGTAGGATTCATATCAAACGACCTGATGACCgcacacaccaccaccagtga
- the ube3b gene encoding ubiquitin-protein ligase E3B, giving the protein MFSVPQSAKSEFLDKARQAREERRGHKDKEKSAIHIQALVRRFLCRCRLQKQIRKEVDDYFQASETGTSKRNALSIFKIARKLLFVYCQEDKMRFEKLCRAILASMEVENEPKVWYVSLTLSKDLTIPWLKQIKDVLWTCCQILKNLKPDILQDNKLVTLYLTMLVTFTDTSTWRIVRGKGEALRPALTRICENIMGHLNQKGFYSILQILLTNGLARTKPSLSKGTLTAIFSLSLRPVIAAHFSDNLLRSFLLHIMSVPAIVSHLNVLTPECMASIQTHDLLRKFILFLSREEQCLDICVCLEGSHTLCLLGNLIHLGFLNEKVLEEEANHFVKDLTDMLSYCQRYVSQKKSNLTHWHPVLGWFSQTVDYGLNESMPLVTKQLQYLWGVSVIRTLFSDVLSKKLESQEPTPPPPQPSTSQNNLPVKNLFKRAFQKSASVRNILKPVGGKRVDSAEVQKVCSICVLYQTALSTLTQIRLQILTGLTHLDELLPKLWAFICELGPQGGLKLFMECLNNDTEESKQLLAMLMLFCDCSRHLITILDDIEVYEEQTSFKIEELLTISSFLNTFVYKMIWDGILENAKGEKLELFHSVHGWLMVLYERDCRRRFTPDDHWLRKDLKPSLLFQELEKGKRRAQLLLQYIPHVIPHKNRVLLFRNIVTKEKESLGLVETSSASPHVTHITIRRSRMLEDGYDQLRRLPANSIKGVIRVKFVNDLGVDEAGIDQDGVFKEFLEEIIKKVFNPALNLFRTTSGNERLYPSPTSYIHENHLQLFEFVGKMLGKAIYEGIVVDVPFASFFLSQVLGHHHSTFYSSIDELPSLDSEFYKNLTSIKRYDGDVGDLGLTLSYDEDVMGQLVCHELIPGGKTMPVINENKISYIHLMAHFRMHTQIKEQTGAFIRGFRSIINPEWLHMFSTPEVQRLVSGDNAEIDLDDLKKHTVYYGGFHSSHRVIIWLWDILSSDFTAEERAMFLKFVTSCSRPPLLGFAYLKPPFSIRCVEVSDDQDTGDTLGSVLRGFFTIRKKEPGGRLPTSSTCFNLLKLPNYSKKSILRDKLRYAISMNTGFELS; this is encoded by the exons ATGTTTAGTGTACCTCAAAGCGCCAAGTCCGAGTTCCTGGACAAAGCCAGGCAGGCcagggaggaaaggagaggacatAAGGACAAGGAAAAATCAGCAATCCACATCCAAGCCCTGGTCAGGAGATTTCTCTGTCGCTGCAGACTCCAGAAGCAAATACG GAAAGAGGTTGATGACTATTTTCAAGCTTCAGAAACTGGGACATCAAAAAGAAATGCACTTTCAATTTTCAAAATTGCTCGGAAATTACTATTCGTATATTGCCAAGAGGATAAGATG AGGTTCGAGAAGCTCTGTCGTGCAATCCTTGCCAGCATGGAGGTTGAAAATGAACCTAAA GTCTGGTATGTTTCCTTGACTCTCTCCAAAGACCTCACCATTCCCTGGCTCAAACAGATAAAAGATGTGCTGTGGACCTGCTGTCAAATACTGAAAAATTTAAAG CCTGACATACTTCAGGACAATAAATTGGTAACGCTGTACCTCACCATGCTGGTGACCTTCACAGACACTTCAACCTGGCGGATAGTCCGAGGGAAGG GAGAAGCTCTCAGACCCGCTTTGACGAGGATTTGTGAAAATATTATGGGCCATCTCAATCAAAAGGGATTCTATTCAATACTCCAG ATCTTGCTGACTAATGGCTTGGCTCGTACTAAACCATCTCTCTCCAAAGGCACTCTAACAGCTATCTTCTCTTTGTCATTAAG gccGGTCATTGCTGCTCACTTTTCTGATAACCTGCTAAGATCATTCCTCCTTCACATCATGTCAGTTCCAGCCATTGTATCTCACCTCAATGTGCTTACTCCAGAG TGTATGGCGTCCATCCAGACGCATGACCTGCTGCGGAAGTTCATTCTGTTTCTCAGCCGGGAAGAACAGTGTTTggacatctgtgtgtgtcttgaggGGAGCCACACACTCTGTTTACTTG GCAATCTGATTCATTTGGGCTTCCTTAATGAGAAAGTCCTTGAAGAGGAGGCCAATCATTTTGTGAAGGACCTGACTGACATGCTGTCCTACTGCCAGAGATATGTATCCCAAAAGAAGTCTAACCTTACCCACTGGCACCCTGTCCTGGGATGGTTCTCTCAGACTGTAGATTACGG TCTGAATGAGTCGATGCCTCTGGTCACTAAACAGCTTCAGTACCTGTGGGGTGTTTCTGTCATTCGGACGCTCTTCAGTGACGTCCTCTCTAAAAAGCTGGAGAGTCAGGAGCCCACTCCCCCACCCCCGCAGCCAAGCACATCACAAAACAATCTACCAGTTAAAA ACCTCTTCAAGCGAGCGTTTCAGAAGTCGGCTTCTGTACGGAACATCCTGAAACCAGTTGGAGGGAAGCGAGTCGACTCAGCTGAAGTTCAGAAGGTGTGCAGCATCTGTGTGCTCTACCAGACGGCTCTGTCTACTCTAACGCAAATACGACTCCAGATACTCACTG GTCTGACACATCTCGATGAACTTTTGCCCAAACTTTGGGCCTTCATCTGTGAGCTGGGTCCTCAGGGAGGACTCAAACTCTTCATGGAGTGTCTGAACAATGACACTGAAGAGTCCAAGCAGCTCCTGGCTATGCTCATGCTCTTCTGTGACTGCTCACGGCACCTCATCAC aATTCTGGATGACATTGAAGTCTATGAAGAACAAACATCTTTCAAGATCGAGGAACTCCTCACTATCTCTTCATTTCTGAACACATTTGTGTACAAGATGATATGGGATGGCATCTTAG AAAATGCTAAGGGAGAGAAACTGGAGTTGTTCCACAGTGTTCATGGCTGGTTGATGGTGCTTTATGAGCGGGACTGCAGGCGACGATTCACCCCTGATGATCACTGGCTACGCAA GGACCTGAAGCCCAGCCTGTTGTTCCAAGAGCTGGAGAAAGGCAAGAGAAGAGCCCAGCTTTTACTACAGTACATCCCACATGTCATTCCACATAAAAAC AGGGTGCTGCTGTTCAGGAACATCGTtacaaaggaaaaagaaagttTAGGATTGGTAGAAACCAGCTCTGCTTCACCACATGTCACCCATATTACCATTCGGCGCTCACGGATGTTAGAG GATGGATATGACCAGCTCCGCAGATTACCGGCAAATTCCATAAAAGGTGTTATTCGTGTGAAGTTTGTCAATGATCTGGGAGTAGACGAGGCTGGTATCGATCAGGATGGTGTGTTCAAAGAGTTTCTGGAGGAGATCATTAAGAAAGTGTTCAATCCTGCTCTCAACCTGTTCAGG ACTACGAGTGGAAATGAAAGGTTGTATCCTTCACCCACATCTTACATCCATGAGAATCATTTGCAGCTGTTTGAGTTTGTGGGGAAGATGCTTGGGAAAGCCATATATGAG GGCATCGTTGTGGACGTCCCTTTTGCCTCCTTCTTCCTCAGTCAAGTCTTGGGTCACCACCACAGCACTTTTTACAGCTCCATCGACGAGCTGCCCTCGCTGGACTCTGAGTTTTATAAGAACCTCACTTCCATTAAG CGCTATGATGGAGATGTAGGGGATCTAGGACTGACATTATCCTATGATGAGGATGTTATGGGgcag CTTGTGTGTCATGAGTTGATACCTGGGGGGAAAACCATGCCAGTCATCAACGAAAACAA GATCAGCTACATTCACCTCATGGCTCACTTCCGGATGCACACACAGATTAAGGAGCAAACGGGCGCTTTCATTCGGGGCTTCCGCAGCATCATTAACCCAGAGTGGCTGCACATGTTTTCCACGCCCGAGGTTCAGCGCCTTGTCTCGGGAGACAATGCCGAGATTGATCTTGATGACCTCAA gAAACACACGGTCTACTATGGAGGTTTTCACAGCAGCCATCGTGTCATCATCTGGCTGTGGGACATCCTGTCCAGTGACTTCACTGCTGAAGAGAGGGCTATGTTCCTTAAA tttgttaCCAGCTGCTCTAGGCCGCCTCTTCTAGGTTTCGCCTACCTCAAACCACCTTTCTCCATCCGTTGTGTGGAAGTTTCAGATGATCAG GACACCGGAGACACCCTTGGCAGTGTTCTTAGGGGCTTTTTCACAATCCGCAAGAAGGAGCCTGGTGGTCGACTTCCCACTTCATCAACATGCTTCAACCTGCTAAAATTGCCCAATTACAGCAAGAAGAGCATCTTGCGCGACAAGCTGCGCTACGCTATCAGTATGAACACAGGCTTTGAGCTCTCCTAA